In Acidobacteriota bacterium, the DNA window GTCCGAGGAGCCCGGGGCGGCCACGCCTTCCATCTGTTCCTTCGCGATGTCGGAGGTGGACTGGATTCCTTGGATCTTGAGTTTGAATTCGTCGGGGTTGGTGGCGCGCCTCAGGGCCTCCTCCAGGGTGATCTGGCCCTGCTTGTACAGGAAGAACAGGGATTGGTCGAAGGTCTGCATGCCGTACTGGCTGTAGCCCTGTTCGATGTAGTCCCGGATGAGCTTGGTCTTCTCCTTGTTCTCGATGCAGTCGCGGATGGTGGAAGTGCAGATCATGACTTCCGCCGCGGGGACCCGGCCCTTCCCGTCGGACTTCGGGAGCAGGCGGAGGGAAATGACCGCCTTGAGGATGGCCGCGAGCTGGAGCCGAATTTGCTTCTGCTGGTGGGGGGGGAAGACCGAGATGATCCGGTTGACCGTCTCCGTGGCGTCCAGGGTGTGCAGAGTCGAGAAGACCAGGTGACCCGTCTCGGCGGCGAGGATGGCCGTCTCGATGGTTTCGTAGTCCCGCATTTCGCCCACCAGGATCACGTCCGGGTCCTCGCGCAGGGCGGCCCTCAGGGCCGAAGCGAAGGACCGGGTGTCCACGCCCACCTCGCGCTGGTTCACGATGGATTTTTTGTCGCGGTGGAGGAATTCGATGGGGTCTTCCACCGTGATGATGTGCTCGGTGCGGCTCGCGTTGATCTGGTCGAGCATGGCGGCCAGGGTAGTGGACTTGCCCGAACCGGTGGTCCCCGTGCAGAGGACGAGGCCGCGCTGCTCGGCGGCGATCTTCTCGAGGATGGGCGGGAGCATGAGTTCCCGGATGGTCTT includes these proteins:
- a CDS encoding type IV pilus twitching motility protein PilT is translated as MHINDFLKMAIDHGASDLHLKVGSHPVIRVHGHLTPMVDQKRLMQEDTIAMAFSIMDAKQKEKFKANLELDIAYSVPGLGRFRVNIFQQRGTVGIVCRVIPIGIKTIRELMLPPILEKIAAEQRGLVLCTGTTGSGKSTTLAAMLDQINASRTEHIITVEDPIEFLHRDKKSIVNQREVGVDTRSFASALRAALREDPDVILVGEMRDYETIETAILAAETGHLVFSTLHTLDATETVNRIISVFPPHQQKQIRLQLAAILKAVISLRLLPKSDGKGRVPAAEVMICTSTIRDCIENKEKTKLIRDYIEQGYSQYGMQTFDQSLFFLYKQGQITLEEALRRATNPDEFKLKIQGIQSTSDIAKEQMEGVAAPGSSDLPPAFTKY